One Ignavibacteria bacterium genomic window carries:
- a CDS encoding MFS transporter → MRRLTYPSYDALIIEKKTFALHLLCQFFNGLVAGIIVLQEIILKKSLSGTDFEVTVLIYLTSISFLLSIYGSEIINRTSNKPRTLFIIGAIGRGALIFIPLFDNVWFYIFVISIMFIADALLLPAWNFIFKHNYTDQNRSKLYSYAYSFTTIVLLIVSIIAGFMLDENDMVYKLIFPIAGVSGILYYYYMSRIMKLGMQADSMEKIKLRSINKKLLKDILILPIRNSIRICKEDKRFFKFEVNFFLYGMAFMILAPAIPIFLVDYLNLDYTPISIAKGFIFHGALILATPFMGKILGVNNPTKFCGIVFLTLVSVPLLMLVSDLILKGGLSLQPVDIIYLTFFIFGVAMSGVTIAWNLGSIYYAPHNEVANYQAVHITLTGLRGSFAPMLGYFVIELFSIEANFILSAVLFAIAGTGMLMDYRKTKRFKSTTV, encoded by the coding sequence GTGCGCCGCCTCACTTATCCATCCTATGATGCATTAATAATCGAGAAAAAAACTTTTGCTCTTCATTTGTTATGCCAATTTTTTAACGGACTTGTTGCGGGAATAATTGTCTTACAGGAAATTATTTTAAAAAAATCTTTATCAGGCACGGACTTTGAAGTAACAGTTCTCATTTATCTTACATCAATTTCATTTTTGCTTTCGATTTACGGAAGCGAAATAATAAACAGAACCTCGAACAAACCGAGAACGTTGTTTATAATCGGCGCAATCGGCAGGGGAGCGTTAATCTTCATTCCGCTTTTTGATAATGTATGGTTTTACATTTTTGTAATTTCCATTATGTTCATTGCCGATGCGCTGCTTCTTCCGGCTTGGAATTTTATTTTCAAACATAATTACACTGACCAGAACAGAAGCAAGCTTTATTCTTATGCTTACAGCTTCACGACAATAGTGCTGTTAATTGTTTCAATCATTGCAGGATTTATGCTTGATGAAAACGATATGGTTTATAAATTAATTTTTCCGATTGCCGGGGTTTCAGGAATATTATATTACTATTACATGTCGCGCATCATGAAGCTGGGCATGCAGGCTGATAGTATGGAAAAAATAAAATTAAGGAGCATAAATAAAAAGTTACTTAAAGACATTTTGATTTTACCGATAAGGAATTCAATAAGGATATGCAAAGAAGACAAAAGATTTTTTAAGTTTGAGGTGAATTTTTTTCTTTACGGAATGGCATTTATGATTCTTGCTCCCGCAATCCCAATTTTTCTTGTCGATTATCTTAATCTTGATTATACTCCTATTTCAATTGCGAAAGGTTTTATTTTTCACGGAGCATTAATTCTTGCAACACCGTTTATGGGAAAGATACTTGGCGTTAATAACCCGACAAAGTTTTGCGGAATTGTGTTTTTAACATTAGTCAGCGTTCCTTTGCTTATGCTTGTGAGTGATTTGATATTGAAAGGCGGATTATCGCTTCAGCCGGTTGATATAATTTATCTGACATTTTTTATTTTTGGAGTTGCTATGAGCGGAGTGACGATTGCGTGGAATCTCGGGTCAATATATTATGCGCCGCATAATGAAGTTGCGAATTATCAGGCAGTGCATATAACTTTGACGGGATTGCGCGGTTCGTTTGCTCCTATGCTTGGATATTTTGTGATAGAATTATTTTCTATTGAGGCGAATTTTATTTTATCGGCGGTGTTGTTTGCAATTGCGGGAACAGGAATGCTGATGGATTATAGAAAAACGAAGCGTTTTAAGTCAACCACGGTTTAA
- a CDS encoding RNase adapter RapZ, translating to MPLTVQINSFSYKKSGIPKDETENGGGFVFDCRFMNNPGRQTEFKEKHGKDTEIIEFLNAQDSMQGFLKNVYSIIDPAIENFIERGFSNLMISFGCTGGQHRSIYSAERTKEHILKKYPGVNVVVKHREFEHLN from the coding sequence ATGCCGCTTACAGTTCAGATAAATTCATTTTCATATAAAAAGTCAGGAATACCAAAAGATGAAACCGAAAACGGCGGAGGATTTGTTTTCGACTGCCGTTTTATGAACAACCCCGGCAGACAAACCGAGTTCAAAGAAAAGCATGGCAAAGATACGGAGATAATTGAATTTTTGAATGCGCAGGATTCAATGCAGGGATTTTTAAAAAATGTTTATAGTATCATTGACCCGGCGATTGAAAATTTTATCGAACGCGGTTTTTCTAACTTAATGATAAGCTTTGGATGTACAGGTGGGCAGCACCGCTCAATTTATTCTGCTGAAAGAACCAAAGAACATATCCTTAAGAAATATCCGGGAGTTAATGTTGTTGTTAAACACAGAGAGTTTGAACATCTGAACTAA
- a CDS encoding DUF4349 domain-containing protein — protein MKTKILLLAFVIFSSGILLGCNKKSNDTGNNPPPQLRLLEDESAPKFKIDNSEPVSKNMDALQIKNQSRTSTSIQIQDRMVVKSGQIQIEADNYDGILNEIIKLTGEYKGFVNNSTSSLTPASKKQGSINVRIPAASFDEFVRKITGLGKVMSENISSRDITDEFIDVQARLNTQKELEKRLLDLLNSKAGNLSDVIDVEDKLSDVRSKIESAEGKINFLKNQAEYSTLQINIFEPSILNTSSGGGFFYEIGQSISKGLTGFTEVTGGLIAGLIAFTPVIIFFVILFFILRRLWRKRKLNKVAIQTS, from the coding sequence ATGAAAACAAAAATTTTACTTCTCGCATTTGTAATTTTTTCATCAGGAATATTATTGGGATGCAATAAAAAATCCAATGATACCGGAAATAACCCGCCGCCGCAATTAAGATTGCTTGAGGATGAATCAGCCCCAAAATTCAAAATTGATAATTCTGAACCTGTATCGAAAAATATGGACGCTTTACAAATCAAAAATCAATCAAGAACTTCAACATCCATTCAGATTCAGGATAGAATGGTTGTTAAGTCAGGGCAGATTCAGATTGAAGCTGATAATTATGATGGTATTCTTAACGAAATTATAAAGTTAACTGGTGAATATAAAGGATTTGTTAATAACTCAACTTCATCACTAACACCCGCAAGCAAAAAACAGGGAAGTATAAATGTCAGAATTCCTGCGGCATCATTTGATGAGTTTGTAAGAAAAATTACCGGGCTTGGAAAAGTTATGTCGGAAAATATTTCTTCGCGTGATATTACTGATGAATTTATTGATGTTCAAGCAAGATTAAATACACAGAAAGAATTAGAAAAAAGATTGCTTGATTTATTGAACAGCAAAGCGGGAAATTTATCTGATGTGATTGATGTTGAGGATAAATTATCAGATGTAAGAAGCAAGATTGAATCCGCAGAAGGCAAAATAAATTTTTTAAAAAATCAGGCAGAATATTCAACGCTTCAGATAAACATTTTCGAGCCGTCGATTTTAAATACATCTTCAGGCGGAGGATTCTTTTATGAAATCGGGCAATCTATCTCAAAAGGATTGACAGGATTTACGGAAGTTACAGGCGGATTAATCGCCGGACTAATTGCATTTACACCGGTTATAATATTTTTTGTAATCCTTTTCTTTATCTTGAGAAGATTATGGAGGAAAAGAAAGTTGAATAAGGTTGCAATTCAAACCTCATAA
- the glnA gene encoding type I glutamate--ammonia ligase encodes MDAKNKEEQKEKLKKINDVFKLAKEKEVKMVDLRFTDMVGQWQHFSVPLSKLTEDVFYEGFGFDGSSIRGWKAINESDMLAIPDPATANIDPFITTKSMSLICDIYDPITMQPYDHDPRYVAKKALDYLYKLGIADTVYFGPEAEFFILDHVAYNVNEYSSWFRLDSVEGFWNTGSEHEANLGHKIRLKEGYFPVPPSDSTNDIRNVMVEHLLNAGIDVETQHHEVATAGQAEIDFRFCPMLNCADQLQMFKYIVKNTARAMGKTATFMPKPIFGDNGSGMHTHISLWKDGKPLFAGDKYAGISEMALHFIGGLLKHAPALLALSNPTTNSYKRLVPGYEAPVNLVYSQRNRSAAIRIPMYSQSPKAKRVEFRCPDGTANPYLAFSAMLLAGLDGIQNKIEPGDPMDKDIYHLAPEEYNKINHAPATLELALEALNKDRSFLTQGGVFSEDLINTWIDYKMEKEVKQVQLRPHPYEFHLYYEV; translated from the coding sequence ATGGACGCAAAAAACAAAGAAGAGCAAAAAGAGAAGCTCAAAAAAATTAATGACGTGTTCAAGCTTGCAAAAGAAAAAGAAGTAAAGATGGTTGACCTTCGCTTTACCGACATGGTTGGTCAATGGCAGCACTTCTCGGTTCCGCTGAGTAAATTGACCGAAGATGTATTTTACGAAGGTTTCGGATTCGATGGTTCGTCAATAAGAGGATGGAAGGCAATCAATGAATCGGACATGCTTGCAATTCCCGATCCGGCAACTGCAAACATCGACCCGTTTATTACAACGAAATCTATGAGCTTAATCTGCGATATTTATGACCCGATAACAATGCAGCCATATGATCACGACCCGCGTTATGTTGCGAAAAAAGCATTGGATTATTTATATAAGCTCGGGATTGCGGATACTGTTTATTTCGGACCTGAAGCTGAGTTTTTTATTTTAGACCACGTAGCATATAATGTAAATGAATATTCAAGCTGGTTCAGATTGGATTCTGTAGAAGGTTTCTGGAATACAGGAAGCGAACACGAAGCAAACCTTGGACATAAAATCAGATTAAAAGAAGGTTACTTTCCTGTGCCTCCGTCTGATTCAACAAACGACATAAGAAACGTTATGGTTGAGCATTTGCTGAACGCAGGTATCGATGTTGAAACACAGCACCACGAGGTTGCAACTGCAGGTCAGGCGGAAATCGATTTCAGATTCTGTCCGATGCTTAATTGCGCAGACCAGTTACAGATGTTTAAATATATTGTGAAGAATACCGCAAGAGCAATGGGTAAGACGGCAACGTTTATGCCCAAGCCGATTTTTGGTGATAACGGAAGCGGAATGCACACGCACATCAGTTTATGGAAAGACGGCAAGCCGTTGTTCGCAGGCGATAAATATGCAGGCATCAGCGAAATGGCATTGCACTTCATCGGCGGTTTATTGAAACACGCTCCTGCTCTGCTTGCATTATCAAATCCGACAACAAATTCATACAAGAGACTTGTTCCGGGATATGAAGCTCCGGTTAATCTTGTTTACTCACAAAGAAACAGAAGCGCGGCAATAAGAATACCGATGTATTCGCAAAGCCCGAAAGCAAAAAGAGTTGAGTTCAGATGTCCGGACGGAACAGCAAATCCGTATCTTGCATTTTCGGCAATGCTTCTTGCAGGATTAGACGGCATACAAAATAAAATTGAGCCGGGCGACCCGATGGATAAGGATATTTATCATTTGGCACCCGAGGAGTATAATAAAATAAACCATGCTCCTGCAACACTTGAGCTTGCTCTTGAAGCCTTGAACAAAGACAGAAGTTTCTTGACACAAGGTGGTGTGTTCTCCGAAGACTTGATTAATACATGGATTGATTACAAAATGGAAAAAGAAGTGAAGCAGGTTCAGTTAAGACCTCATCCTTACGAATTCCATTTGTATTACGAAGTATAA
- a CDS encoding Lrp/AsnC family transcriptional regulator codes for MTKIGEDIRFDEIDYKILSELQKNAHIKRNELAEKVGLSLPSTIDRILKLENTGVIQSYTAILDAKKLKYDITCFITVVSESSKHYKQFIEHCDHTDEILECHSITGDGSHILKIRTENTSSLEKLLAKIQAWPGVKSTKSNIVLSTIKETTTLSLK; via the coding sequence ATGACAAAAATAGGTGAAGATATTAGGTTTGACGAGATAGATTACAAAATCCTGTCCGAGCTTCAGAAAAATGCCCATATCAAAAGAAACGAGCTTGCCGAAAAAGTCGGCTTGTCGCTTCCTTCCACAATCGACAGAATCCTTAAATTAGAAAATACCGGAGTCATTCAATCATATACCGCAATTCTCGACGCAAAAAAGCTGAAGTATGATATTACGTGCTTCATTACGGTTGTCAGCGAATCCTCAAAGCATTACAAGCAGTTTATTGAGCATTGTGACCATACGGATGAAATTCTTGAATGCCATTCAATTACAGGAGACGGCTCGCATATTTTAAAAATCAGAACCGAAAATACTTCATCGCTTGAAAAGCTGTTGGCAAAAATTCAGGCATGGCCCGGAGTTAAGTCAACAAAATCAAACATCGTTTTATCCACAATAAAAGAAACAACAACCCTTTCACTAAAATGA
- a CDS encoding aldo/keto reductase has translation MNFSKIGFGCYRVDYRIDEHHKALKKALVDGITLIDTSANYSDGGSEILVGNVLDEIANEGKIKREDITLVTKVGYLQGQNYKFALKQKEHGHPFTDIVEYAEGLWHCISPDFLEDQLKRQLYRLNQNYIDVYLLHNPEYYLGWAEKNNISTEAAHTEYYTRIKKAFEWLEQKVTEGKIKSYGISSNTFPVSSSAYNFTSLERILKIANEVSENNNFKFIQLPFNLFEIGALINKNQEEDTKTVLELAAEKNIYALINRPLNAITSKGLVRLAEFHFTAYTEKDFYKQIEKVKLMEDDMIKEKLVTYSIDEEEMTKLKKLFTFGKIIDENWKYFGSIEHFNDNVEHHFVPKINYLIEQFDAHYQNEDTLEFLKKLLNNIYIMLNLVSNHYKMKASKRSGFINKCINDLTGENFHKLTLSQKAVALINSIDGVSCVLVGARKDKYVDDIAQVLHYPPVENAKQIFLRLHEELMQAEYT, from the coding sequence ATGAATTTTTCCAAAATCGGTTTCGGATGTTACAGAGTCGATTATAGAATCGACGAGCATCACAAAGCTTTGAAGAAAGCTTTGGTAGACGGCATTACGCTTATCGATACCTCCGCGAATTATTCCGACGGCGGAAGCGAGATTCTTGTCGGAAACGTTCTCGATGAAATTGCAAACGAAGGAAAAATAAAACGTGAGGACATTACACTCGTTACAAAAGTCGGATATCTTCAGGGACAGAATTATAAGTTTGCGTTAAAACAAAAAGAACACGGACATCCCTTTACAGATATAGTAGAGTATGCCGAGGGTCTCTGGCATTGCATAAGTCCTGATTTTCTCGAAGATCAACTGAAACGCCAGCTTTACAGGTTAAACCAAAACTATATCGATGTTTATCTGCTTCACAATCCTGAATATTATCTCGGATGGGCGGAAAAAAATAATATCTCAACCGAAGCTGCTCACACGGAATATTACACACGAATAAAAAAAGCTTTTGAGTGGCTGGAACAAAAAGTAACCGAAGGAAAAATAAAGAGTTACGGCATCTCATCGAACACTTTTCCTGTAAGCTCAAGCGCTTATAATTTCACTTCGCTTGAAAGAATTTTAAAAATTGCAAATGAAGTTTCTGAAAACAATAATTTTAAGTTCATTCAGCTTCCATTCAATCTTTTTGAAATAGGCGCGCTGATAAATAAAAATCAGGAAGAAGATACGAAAACAGTTCTTGAGCTTGCCGCAGAAAAAAATATTTATGCCTTAATCAATCGTCCATTGAATGCAATCACCTCGAAAGGACTCGTCCGGCTTGCGGAATTTCATTTTACCGCATATACCGAAAAAGATTTTTATAAACAGATTGAAAAAGTGAAGCTGATGGAAGATGACATGATTAAAGAAAAGCTGGTAACATATTCCATTGACGAAGAGGAAATGACAAAGCTTAAAAAGCTTTTTACTTTCGGAAAAATAATTGATGAGAACTGGAAGTATTTCGGAAGCATTGAGCATTTTAATGATAACGTTGAGCATCACTTTGTCCCTAAAATTAATTACTTAATAGAACAATTCGACGCGCATTACCAGAATGAAGATACGCTTGAGTTTCTGAAAAAACTTCTGAACAATATTTACATCATGCTTAATCTTGTATCAAACCATTATAAGATGAAGGCAAGCAAGCGAAGCGGTTTCATAAATAAATGCATAAATGATTTAACTGGTGAAAATTTTCATAAGTTAACTTTATCACAAAAAGCAGTTGCTCTTATAAACTCCATTGACGGAGTAAGCTGTGTTCTTGTAGGTGCAAGAAAAGATAAATATGTCGATGACATAGCCCAGGTTCTGCACTATCCCCCGGTTGAGAACGCCAAACAAATTTTTTTACGGCTGCATGAAGAGCTGATGCAGGCGGAATATACTTAA
- the tadA gene encoding tRNA adenosine(34) deaminase TadA → MTEHERWMKYAFREAEKAYDREEIPIGCVIVFQNSIIAKAHNQVETLKDSTAHAEILAITSASAYLQSKYLMGCSMYVTLEPCVMCAGALVNSKLENLFFGAFDSKCGAAGSVFDVTNNKNMNHRVNVLGGVMDIECGELINSFFDLKR, encoded by the coding sequence ATGACTGAACACGAAAGATGGATGAAATATGCTTTCAGAGAGGCAGAAAAAGCATATGACCGTGAAGAAATTCCCATTGGTTGCGTTATAGTTTTCCAGAACTCAATCATTGCGAAAGCGCATAACCAGGTTGAAACACTTAAAGATTCAACCGCGCATGCGGAAATTCTTGCGATCACTTCGGCATCAGCTTACTTGCAATCAAAATATCTGATGGGTTGCTCGATGTACGTAACTCTTGAGCCATGCGTAATGTGTGCGGGAGCTCTTGTGAATTCAAAGCTTGAAAATCTTTTTTTCGGAGCGTTTGATTCAAAATGCGGAGCTGCAGGAAGCGTGTTTGATGTTACAAATAATAAGAATATGAATCATAGAGTCAATGTTCTCGGAGGGGTTATGGATATCGAATGCGGAGAGCTTATAAACAGTTTCTTTGACTTAAAAAGATAG
- a CDS encoding glycosyltransferase family 2 protein, translating to MKFSIITVVYNGEEFIKDCIESVLSQDYKNIEYIVIDGGSTDKTPEIISSFGNSISIFISEKDNGLYYAMNKGITMATGDIIGLLNADDLYYDKDVIKNVADVFAKNDTSAVYGNAVFIKRDDTHKDKIVRYWKSKKMYPGYFEDGEIPHHLSLFIKKDVYKKFGTINTQYNIAADYELMLRFFKVNKVTAFYYDRILTKIRLGGLSNGSIRNIMKGNFEILKAWRNNGLPIPWVCLFIKRPLNKIKQYLFNPFKRQYSS from the coding sequence ATGAAATTTTCTATTATTACCGTTGTATATAATGGGGAAGAGTTTATCAAGGATTGCATTGAATCGGTTCTTTCTCAGGATTATAAAAACATTGAATATATAGTAATTGACGGAGGTTCAACTGATAAAACTCCTGAAATTATCTCTTCATTCGGCAATTCAATTTCTATATTCATAAGCGAAAAAGATAATGGTCTTTATTATGCTATGAATAAAGGAATTACGATGGCTACCGGAGACATTATCGGGCTTTTGAATGCTGACGACCTCTACTATGACAAAGACGTTATAAAAAATGTTGCTGATGTGTTTGCGAAAAACGATACTTCCGCTGTATACGGCAATGCGGTTTTTATAAAAAGAGACGACACACATAAAGACAAAATTGTCCGTTACTGGAAAAGCAAAAAAATGTATCCGGGTTATTTTGAAGACGGAGAAATTCCCCACCACCTTAGTCTTTTCATAAAAAAAGATGTTTACAAAAAGTTCGGCACGATTAATACGCAGTATAACATTGCGGCTGATTATGAACTGATGCTTAGGTTTTTTAAAGTAAATAAAGTTACTGCATTTTATTACGACAGAATTCTTACAAAAATCCGCCTCGGAGGTCTTTCAAACGGAAGCATAAGAAACATTATGAAGGGAAATTTTGAGATTCTGAAAGCATGGAGAAATAACGGCTTGCCTATTCCATGGGTTTGTCTTTTCATCAAAAGACCGCTCAATAAAATAAAACAATATCTCTTCAATCCCTTTAAGAGACAATATTCATCCTGA
- a CDS encoding HPr family phosphocarrier protein — MIEREVTIVNKAGMHTRPASQLVKIAAKYKSDFFISKNNFEVNGKSIIGVMTLAAEKGSKLILRFEGPDEEEFSKEMVKFFEDGFGEL; from the coding sequence GTGATAGAACGCGAAGTAACAATAGTAAACAAAGCCGGCATGCACACGCGTCCGGCATCACAGCTTGTGAAGATTGCTGCAAAGTATAAATCCGATTTTTTTATTTCAAAAAATAATTTTGAAGTGAACGGTAAAAGCATTATTGGTGTGATGACCCTTGCTGCCGAAAAGGGTTCTAAGCTCATCCTCAGATTTGAAGGACCTGATGAGGAAGAGTTTTCTAAAGAGATGGTAAAATTTTTTGAAGATGGCTTCGGGGAACTATAA
- a CDS encoding polyprenyl synthetase family protein, with protein sequence MMDSNSGKYKKYTAEVDNRLMEVTGKNDPKLLYEPIKYILSGGGKRIRPVLLIFSCEAFGGKPEDAYSAAVAIEILHNFTLVHDDIMDNADTRRGKETVHKKWDANIAILAGDEMIGLAYKSLSKTKSDRISEIFDCFTDGIIEVCEGQSYDKEFETRGNVSLDEYLMMIGKKTSKLLETCAVVGALIAGADEKQINAMREYANNIGLAFQIQDDLLDIIADEKDFGKKNGGDIYEHKKTYLILKALETATDGNDKTELMKVISNNGELISETDVNKIKAIYKKYGVIEDAKKKIEHYTTKANNYLDIISNEEHKKQLLWFSSMLLSRNF encoded by the coding sequence ATGATGGATTCTAATTCCGGTAAATATAAAAAATATACGGCAGAAGTTGATAATCGTTTGATGGAAGTTACGGGCAAAAACGATCCGAAGCTGCTTTATGAGCCGATAAAATATATTCTCTCAGGCGGCGGAAAGCGAATACGTCCTGTGCTTTTGATATTCAGCTGCGAGGCATTTGGCGGAAAACCGGAAGATGCATATAGCGCTGCTGTTGCAATCGAGATACTGCATAATTTTACTCTTGTGCATGATGACATTATGGACAATGCCGATACACGGAGAGGAAAGGAAACCGTTCATAAAAAATGGGATGCAAACATTGCGATTCTCGCAGGAGATGAAATGATTGGTCTTGCATACAAATCACTTTCAAAAACAAAGTCGGACAGAATAAGTGAAATTTTCGATTGCTTCACTGACGGAATTATCGAAGTATGCGAGGGACAAAGCTACGATAAGGAATTTGAAACGAGAGGTAACGTATCGCTTGATGAATATTTAATGATGATCGGGAAAAAAACCTCGAAGCTTCTTGAAACCTGCGCAGTGGTCGGAGCGTTAATTGCCGGCGCAGATGAAAAACAAATTAATGCGATGCGTGAGTATGCAAACAACATAGGGCTGGCGTTTCAGATTCAGGATGACCTGCTTGACATTATTGCCGATGAAAAAGATTTCGGCAAAAAAAACGGAGGAGATATTTATGAGCACAAAAAAACTTATTTGATTTTAAAAGCACTTGAAACTGCAACAGATGGAAATGACAAAACGGAGCTTATGAAAGTTATTTCTAACAATGGTGAATTAATTTCTGAAACCGATGTCAATAAAATAAAAGCGATTTATAAAAAATACGGTGTGATTGAAGATGCAAAGAAAAAAATTGAGCATTATACAACCAAAGCAAATAATTATTTAGACATAATTTCAAACGAAGAACATAAAAAACAGCTCCTTTGGTTTTCGAGCATGTTGTTAAGCAGAAATTTTTAA
- a CDS encoding FG-GAP-like repeat-containing protein — protein MKIKLLFFIGLTLIIANYSFPQSFQKITDSNNPIVSDPPSAAGAFNGCAWIDFDNDGKLDLYVVGKNDIYKNMGGGNFLKISNAIQGNFSSVFGTTWADYDNDGFIDCYLSGGNAPGSFLYRNNNGNGTFTLIITGQIGNSSVNKGWGCAFGDYNNDGRPDLVIAAAFNFAGITNPNILFLNTGSGNFTKVDTSIITTGTAPYTVPSWYDYDDDGDIDLFIGSGPATGSLAPDYLYKNLFIETGNPYFAKITSAPLATDNADGQVWNWIDYDNDGDLDAFRTNYNGTIPNDLYKNNGDGTFTKMTSAQVGPIVSDLASSLSNVWGDFDNDGWLDCFVGNAGNSVGFYYRNNGNGTFTKLTSIEIATDLGSRFGIAAADYDLDGKLDIFTSGTATVKALFKNTTVNSNAFINLKCTGGVSGKSALGTKIKIKANINGTPMWQRTEINAQNSFCSMNMLNAHFGLGNATVIDSLVVRWISGTTQVFTNIDVNKFYRLVEGGSLEPVSVKSILTEVPERFALHQNFPNPFNPETTITFDIPKNIANDKISLSVYDMLGKKVAGLFEGSLTAGSYEAKWNAANMPSGMYFYTLQSGDFKITKKMTLVK, from the coding sequence ATGAAAATTAAACTACTGTTTTTCATTGGCTTAACCCTCATTATCGCCAATTATAGTTTCCCCCAATCTTTTCAGAAAATAACAGATTCCAATAATCCTATTGTATCTGACCCGCCTTCAGCCGCAGGTGCTTTTAATGGCTGTGCATGGATTGACTTTGATAATGACGGCAAGCTTGACCTGTATGTTGTAGGAAAAAACGATATTTATAAAAACATGGGAGGAGGAAATTTCTTAAAAATCAGTAACGCAATTCAGGGAAATTTTTCCTCGGTGTTCGGAACAACATGGGCTGATTATGACAATGATGGTTTCATAGATTGTTATTTATCGGGAGGAAACGCACCCGGTTCATTTCTTTATAGAAATAATAACGGTAACGGAACATTTACTCTCATAATAACAGGTCAAATAGGAAACAGCAGTGTGAACAAAGGATGGGGATGCGCATTCGGTGATTACAATAACGACGGCAGACCTGACCTTGTTATTGCGGCTGCATTTAATTTTGCAGGAATAACCAATCCTAATATTTTATTTCTTAATACAGGAAGCGGTAATTTTACAAAAGTTGACACAAGCATAATTACAACTGGAACTGCTCCTTACACTGTTCCGTCGTGGTATGATTACGATGATGACGGTGACATTGATTTATTCATCGGCAGCGGTCCGGCAACGGGTTCACTTGCTCCCGATTATTTATACAAAAATCTTTTTATTGAAACCGGAAATCCATACTTCGCAAAAATTACTTCCGCGCCTCTTGCAACTGATAATGCAGACGGGCAGGTCTGGAACTGGATTGATTATGATAATGACGGTGACCTTGATGCATTCAGAACAAATTACAACGGAACAATTCCGAATGACTTATATAAAAATAACGGCGACGGAACATTTACAAAAATGACTTCAGCGCAGGTTGGTCCGATTGTTTCAGACCTTGCAAGCTCGCTTTCAAATGTTTGGGGAGATTTCGACAACGATGGCTGGCTGGATTGCTTTGTCGGCAATGCAGGAAATTCTGTAGGATTTTATTACCGAAACAACGGCAACGGAACATTTACAAAGCTAACATCCATTGAAATTGCAACTGACCTCGGCTCTCGTTTCGGAATAGCCGCCGCTGATTATGACCTCGACGGCAAGCTCGATATATTTACTTCAGGAACTGCCACAGTGAAAGCGTTATTCAAAAACACAACTGTAAACTCAAATGCATTCATAAATCTAAAATGCACCGGCGGTGTTTCAGGCAAGTCAGCGCTCGGAACAAAAATAAAAATTAAAGCTAACATTAACGGAACTCCAATGTGGCAAAGAACAGAAATCAATGCTCAAAACAGCTTCTGCTCGATGAATATGCTTAATGCGCATTTTGGACTCGGTAATGCAACAGTGATAGATTCATTAGTAGTGAGATGGATTTCTGGAACAACACAGGTTTTCACGAATATTGACGTTAACAAGTTTTATCGTTTGGTTGAAGGCGGAAGTCTCGAGCCCGTTTCAGTTAAAAGTATATTAACTGAAGTTCCTGAAAGATTTGCTTTACACCAGAACTTTCCGAATCCTTTTAATCCTGAGACAACCATAACTTTTGACATTCCAAAAAATATAGCTAACGATAAAATAAGTTTATCTGTATATGACATGCTCGGCAAAAAAGTTGCCGGGCTTTTTGAAGGCAGTCTGACTGCAGGAAGCTATGAAGCAAAATGGAACGCCGCAAATATGCCAAGCGGTATGTACTTTTATACATTGCAGTCCGGTGATTTCAAGATTACAAAAAAAATGACTCTTGTAAAATAA